From one Liolophura sinensis isolate JHLJ2023 chromosome 10, CUHK_Ljap_v2, whole genome shotgun sequence genomic stretch:
- the LOC135476846 gene encoding leucine-rich repeat-containing protein 4B-like → MLENLVELRLANNDHVTEIDTSAWGSTPMTKLKVLKLDSNALLRSVPEALVDGLPQLEEVSLQNLSLKCDCNLRWIREWAELRDYVTFHLTNSECVNALSPGLTPVTDVKTEEMVCEAPYVVTSSVNSGHLPDFAQLKVTISNVGLPVVTWELPNGDIFGLGTHRPSTNDTTLVIINTTVVSTVLVCTLNISNITTNFYGQYVMTATNMAGNVTQSLVLEEVSRDVNLADLPRVQLTVSLVSVVAVVFLLGMICFINLHHTNEQRFQRLSAEKSNDNNSTEDAQQGTGSMSDVEAVIENLDSRTFLQKEKAVATIAGEHNNPGFEQDDEFTRL, encoded by the exons ATGCTGGAAAATCTGGTCGAACTTCGATTAGCGAATAACGATCACGTGACGGAAATCGACACCAGCGCCTGGGGAAGCACGCCAATGACGAAACTCAAAGTTCTAAAACTAGATTCCAATGCTCTTTTGCGATCTGTACCAGAAGCTCTCGTTGATGGTTTGCCCCAGCTGGAAGAAGTTTCCCTGCAGAACTTAAGTCTGAAATGCGACTGCAATTTAAGGTGGATACGAGAATGGGCAGAACTCCGGGATTACGTGACATTTCATCTGACCAACAGCGAATGCGTGAATGCTCTTTCTCCCGGTCTAACACCAGTAACGGATGTCAAGACCGAGGAAATGGTGTGCGAGGCTCCTTACGTGGTGACGTCATCAGTCAACAGTGGCCATCTTCCGGACTTCGCTCAACTCAAG GTAACCATAAGTAATGTGGGTCTTCCTGTGGTCACGTGGGAGCTCCCTAACGGAGATATATTTGGACTAGGGACACACCGTCCCTCTACCAACGACACA ACCCTTGTAATCATAAACACCACAGTGGTTTCTACAGTCCTTGTCTGCACCCTGAACATATCCAACATCACGACGAACTTTTACGGCCAGTACGTCATGACAGCCACAAACATGGCGGGCAATGTGACGCAGAGTCTCGTTCTGGAGGAGGTATCACGTGACGTGAACCTGGCAGATCTTCCCCGCGTTCAGCTAACAGTGTCGCTGGTATCGGTTGTTGCCGTCGTCTTCTTACTGGGAATGATTTGCTTCATTAACCTCCATCATACCAACGAACAACGGTTTCAAAGACTTTCCGCAGAGAAATCGAACGATAATAACTCTACTGAGGATGCGCAACAGGGAACTGGCTCGATGTCTGATGTGGAAGctgtgatagaaaaccttgACTCTCGGACatttttacaaaaagaaaaagcagtAGCGACAATTGCAGGGGAACATAACAATCCTGGCTTTGAGCAAGACGACGAATTTACCCGACTGTAA